A genomic segment from Candidatus Nanoarchaeia archaeon encodes:
- the map gene encoding type II methionyl aminopeptidase — protein MEDIAKWRKAGRIAAEIREYGKKQIKKGESLLETTKRIEEKVAASGAQLAFPVQMSCNEIAAHYYPGFDDKQVFAGQLVCLDVGTHIDGCIGDTAVTVDLSGKYSDLIKAAEKALTDSLRIVKPGVKLTEIGKAIQDAITGMGFQPIRNLSGHGLAEYQIHTHPTVPNYNNGDQESLQEGQIIAVEPFATTGSGLIHEKGFPNLFMISQPKNVRLGFVRDIQAKIQTWNGLPFAKNWLLSKWSEAQVNFALKQFKELGILQEFPPLVERSGGMVSQAEHTLIVGEKTEILTKAD, from the coding sequence ATGGAAGACATCGCCAAATGGAGAAAGGCTGGCAGGATTGCAGCCGAGATCCGCGAATACGGAAAAAAGCAGATTAAGAAAGGAGAGTCTCTCCTCGAAACCACAAAGAGGATTGAGGAGAAGGTTGCAGCCTCGGGAGCGCAGCTCGCATTCCCTGTCCAGATGAGCTGCAATGAAATTGCTGCGCATTACTATCCAGGCTTTGACGACAAACAGGTATTTGCAGGCCAGCTTGTCTGCCTTGATGTTGGCACCCATATTGACGGCTGCATCGGAGACACTGCTGTAACTGTTGACCTCAGCGGCAAGTACTCAGACCTGATTAAAGCAGCGGAAAAGGCTCTCACTGATAGCCTTAGGATTGTTAAGCCGGGTGTTAAGCTCACGGAGATCGGCAAAGCCATCCAAGATGCCATCACAGGAATGGGATTTCAGCCGATCAGAAACCTTTCAGGCCATGGCTTGGCAGAATACCAGATTCACACGCATCCAACAGTTCCGAATTACAACAACGGAGATCAGGAATCACTGCAAGAAGGCCAGATCATTGCCGTCGAGCCTTTTGCAACAACAGGCTCAGGCCTTATCCATGAGAAGGGGTTTCCCAACCTCTTCATGATCAGCCAGCCAAAAAACGTGCGCCTCGGCTTTGTGCGGGATATCCAGGCTAAAATCCAGACTTGGAATGGCTTGCCGTTTGCAAAGAACTGGCTCCTCAGCAAGTGGTCAGAGGCGCAGGTGAACTTTGCGTTAAAGCAATTTAAAGAACTTGGCATCCTCCAGGAATTTCCACCCCTTGTCGAGCGCTCCGGAGGCATGGTGAGCCAGGCTGAGCATACGCTGATTGTTGGAGAAAAAACCGAGATACTGACAAAGGCAGATTAA
- the hisS gene encoding histidine--tRNA ligase, producing MKPERSKGTRDFLPQEQIARNGIIRLLTALFERYGFAPLETPITERWDVLASKYAGGAEILKETFRFKDQGGRELGLRYDLTVPLARVVAMNPQLKMPFKRYQIGPVFRDGPVGLGRYREFVQCDADIVGCSKLTADAELICLADAAFRELGLKAVIRINNRKLLNEVLASFGVPEAKMEQTILSIDKLEKLGWEAVRKELKLGAETVGKIKEFLDMQKSPNKDKMETLQAMLPGSQGLAEIREVFSILEGQKVRADFDISLARGISYYTGTIIEVVLMDSKITSSVCGGGRYDSMIGSFMGKGAVPAVGISFGLDRIYDCLEKKEKKSVADVYVIPIGAFDPAFSACRELRKNGVNADIDLSGRGPSKNLNYASSLGIPYVIFLGEEEVRKSKVKLRDMTTGKEMAVSLNEAIQILGKQLHQ from the coding sequence ATGAAACCTGAGCGAAGCAAGGGGACGAGAGATTTCCTTCCCCAAGAGCAGATTGCGCGGAATGGGATCATAAGGCTACTGACAGCGCTTTTTGAGCGGTATGGCTTTGCTCCTCTTGAGACTCCGATAACCGAGCGCTGGGATGTACTGGCTTCTAAATATGCAGGCGGCGCAGAGATTCTGAAGGAGACGTTCCGCTTCAAGGATCAGGGCGGCAGAGAGCTTGGATTGAGATATGACCTCACTGTCCCTTTGGCTCGTGTTGTTGCAATGAACCCCCAGCTCAAAATGCCGTTCAAGCGCTACCAAATTGGGCCTGTATTCAGGGATGGGCCTGTGGGATTGGGAAGGTATAGGGAATTCGTCCAGTGCGATGCGGATATTGTGGGATGCAGCAAGCTTACTGCTGATGCAGAGCTTATCTGCCTTGCTGATGCTGCATTCAGGGAGCTTGGATTGAAAGCGGTGATACGCATCAACAACAGGAAGCTGCTCAATGAGGTTTTGGCAAGCTTCGGGGTTCCTGAGGCAAAAATGGAGCAGACGATCCTCAGCATCGATAAGCTTGAGAAGCTTGGCTGGGAGGCAGTCCGGAAGGAATTGAAGCTCGGAGCAGAGACCGTCGGAAAGATCAAGGAGTTTCTTGACATGCAGAAATCCCCAAATAAGGATAAGATGGAGACTCTCCAGGCGATGCTGCCGGGCTCTCAGGGATTGGCAGAAATAAGAGAGGTCTTTTCGATACTGGAAGGGCAGAAGGTTAGGGCAGATTTTGACATCAGCCTTGCCCGGGGCATCAGCTATTATACAGGCACGATCATTGAGGTCGTGCTTATGGATTCAAAGATTACTTCTTCTGTGTGCGGCGGCGGGAGATATGATTCAATGATCGGCTCATTTATGGGCAAGGGGGCTGTGCCTGCTGTCGGAATCAGTTTTGGCCTAGACAGAATTTATGATTGCCTTGAGAAAAAGGAAAAGAAGTCTGTTGCTGATGTGTATGTCATACCGATAGGAGCGTTTGACCCAGCGTTTAGCGCCTGCCGCGAACTCAGGAAGAACGGGGTTAATGCAGATATCGACCTTTCTGGAAGAGGGCCTTCCAAGAATCTCAATTATGCGTCCAGTCTTGGCATCCCGTATGTGATCTTCCTTGGAGAAGAGGAAGTGAGGAAGAGCAAGGTCAAGCTCAGAGATATGACAACAGGAAAAGAGATGGCGGTGAGCCTGAATGAAGCAATCCAGATACTCGGCAAGCAACTGCATCAGTGA
- a CDS encoding KEOPS complex kinase/ATPase Bud32 has protein sequence MKLIAQGAEAKLYKDGKSLIKYRAPKEYRIPEIDGRLRKSRTRREAKILQKLAELDFPSPRIAESDDEKIVMGYIDGKKLSSILEKTDYRKVSRELGRKIRILHDNHIIHGDLTTSNFILKDQAYFVDFGLGFFSLKTEDKAVDLHLLRQALEAKHHTIGEACFREVLKGYHDRTVEKRLEIVERRGRYKSRV, from the coding sequence ATGAAGCTTATAGCCCAGGGCGCGGAGGCGAAGCTGTACAAAGATGGAAAATCGCTCATCAAATATCGGGCTCCGAAGGAGTATCGGATTCCGGAGATAGACGGCAGGCTAAGGAAAAGCCGGACAAGGAGAGAAGCAAAAATCCTCCAAAAGCTTGCTGAGCTGGATTTTCCAAGCCCGCGAATTGCGGAATCCGATGATGAGAAGATTGTGATGGGGTATATTGATGGGAAGAAGCTCAGCTCAATTCTTGAAAAGACTGACTACAGGAAAGTCTCGCGGGAACTTGGACGCAAGATCAGGATTCTGCATGACAACCACATCATCCACGGAGACCTTACTACATCGAATTTCATCCTCAAGGATCAGGCCTATTTTGTTGATTTTGGATTGGGTTTCTTTTCTTTGAAAACAGAAGACAAAGCTGTTGACCTCCATCTCCTCAGGCAGGCATTGGAGGCAAAGCATCATACGATAGGGGAGGCATGCTTCAGAGAGGTCCTGAAAGGGTATCATGACAGGACAGTTGAGAAACGGCTTGAGATCGTTGAGAGGCGGGGGAGGTATAAGAGCCGGGTTTAG
- a CDS encoding ATPase domain-containing protein, with translation MDEMPGINTELLREHFTKQILREESERVKEPTHELSTAGKLQIRREKGTLERVQPKAISRGQAGKRVPSGILGLDEAMQGGFIKNSSVLIGGGAGTGKSILCMQYLVEGIKRFNEPGVFISFEQQEQQILEDFAEFPWDLRRYIEDKKLVILSYAPEQVEKVLQAGGGTVRDTIDSIGAKRLVVDSLTAYTLLHENDLQKRKAVFKLFDAAAKWGVTALMTTEQEADPDKHQSTVIEFEVGTVVLLYNIRKGDIRERSLEIFKMRATKHAAKIFPMTISDEGIKIFPDEAVF, from the coding sequence ATGGATGAAATGCCGGGCATCAACACAGAACTGCTCAGGGAGCACTTCACAAAACAGATCCTCAGAGAAGAGTCTGAGAGAGTTAAGGAACCAACGCATGAGCTTTCTACAGCAGGCAAACTGCAGATCAGGCGTGAAAAAGGGACGCTTGAGAGGGTTCAGCCCAAAGCCATAAGCCGAGGCCAGGCCGGAAAGCGCGTTCCTTCAGGGATCCTCGGGCTTGATGAAGCTATGCAGGGCGGATTTATCAAGAATTCAAGTGTGCTTATAGGAGGAGGGGCTGGGACAGGAAAAAGCATCCTCTGCATGCAATACCTTGTTGAAGGGATCAAGAGGTTCAATGAGCCGGGAGTTTTTATCTCCTTTGAGCAGCAGGAGCAGCAGATCCTGGAGGACTTCGCAGAATTTCCCTGGGATCTCCGGAGGTACATTGAGGACAAGAAGCTCGTCATCTTAAGCTATGCGCCTGAGCAGGTAGAGAAAGTGCTGCAGGCAGGGGGCGGCACAGTCAGGGACACGATTGATTCTATCGGCGCAAAGCGGCTCGTGGTTGACTCTTTGACAGCATACACGCTTCTTCATGAGAATGACCTCCAGAAGAGAAAGGCGGTTTTCAAGCTGTTTGATGCAGCTGCAAAATGGGGGGTGACTGCCTTGATGACAACCGAGCAGGAGGCTGACCCTGACAAGCACCAGAGCACAGTCATTGAATTTGAGGTTGGAACCGTTGTCCTGCTTTACAACATCCGGAAAGGAGATATCAGGGAGAGGTCATTGGAGATCTTCAAGATGAGGGCGACGAAGCATGCTGCAAAGATTTTCCCGATGACCATTAGTGATGAAGGGATTAAGATATTTCCTGATGAGGCTGTGTTCTAG
- a CDS encoding DUF1461 domain-containing protein, with the protein MRTLILASLLGALIPLLTLFFSFEHVLYDTSFYQDEFSSYDAYAPVPDADRHIQELLEFYGSGKQHSLPLSPEEEEHIKDVKEVLGRAHVAFQSLALLGLLVAVAILLRIRGYGPYMLRCFRSVLFAAGIASAGILLMLLAGMGFFQMSFAGMHQVFFLDGTWVFPQDSLLIRLFPQQFFIDFAKEAVATYVLIMMAMGIMAWFLLYAQPLIHQTKGVKTGVSATRRFK; encoded by the coding sequence ATGCGAACCTTGATACTAGCATCTCTGCTCGGAGCCCTGATCCCATTGCTTACTCTGTTCTTCAGCTTTGAGCACGTTTTATATGATACCTCATTTTACCAGGATGAATTCAGTTCCTACGATGCTTATGCCCCTGTTCCTGATGCAGACAGGCATATCCAGGAATTGCTTGAGTTCTACGGGAGCGGAAAGCAACACAGCCTCCCATTATCGCCTGAAGAAGAAGAGCATATTAAGGATGTCAAGGAAGTCCTTGGCAGGGCCCATGTTGCATTCCAGAGCCTGGCTCTTCTTGGCTTGTTGGTTGCTGTAGCGATCCTCCTTAGGATCAGAGGGTATGGCCCGTATATGTTAAGATGCTTCAGGAGTGTGCTGTTTGCTGCCGGGATTGCTTCTGCCGGAATCCTCCTTATGCTCCTTGCAGGCATGGGGTTTTTCCAGATGTCTTTTGCAGGCATGCATCAGGTCTTTTTCCTGGATGGCACATGGGTCTTTCCACAGGACAGCCTGCTGATCCGGCTCTTTCCGCAGCAGTTTTTTATTGATTTCGCAAAAGAAGCAGTGGCCACATATGTCCTTATCATGATGGCTATGGGGATCATGGCATGGTTTTTGTTGTATGCCCAGCCACTCATTCATCAAACTAAAGGAGTAAAAACAGGGGTAAGTGCCACCAGAAGATTTAAATAA
- a CDS encoding adenylyltransferase/cytidyltransferase family protein: MEPIFQQPMKVLIFGTFDHLHPGHEYVFREAAKHGRVVAVVARDETVKRVKGIFPHHSEQDRLRQVSKYVDAVLGHHGSKMKVIEEQKPDIICLGYDQEAFVDELKAFIAEKKLKMPIVRLKPYKPEIYKGRLLQKQDSKGRQA, from the coding sequence ATGGAGCCGATTTTCCAGCAGCCCATGAAAGTCCTGATCTTTGGAACATTTGACCACCTGCATCCTGGCCATGAGTACGTATTCAGAGAAGCCGCAAAGCATGGCAGGGTGGTTGCAGTTGTAGCAAGGGATGAAACCGTGAAGAGAGTCAAAGGCATCTTCCCTCACCATTCAGAACAGGACAGGTTAAGGCAGGTTTCCAAATATGTCGATGCAGTTCTTGGCCATCATGGCTCAAAGATGAAGGTGATTGAGGAGCAAAAGCCGGATATCATTTGCTTAGGCTATGACCAGGAGGCTTTTGTGGATGAGCTTAAAGCATTTATTGCTGAGAAAAAGCTGAAGATGCCTATAGTCAGGCTCAAGCCTTATAAGCCGGAGATTTACAAGGGGAGACTCCTCCAAAAGCAGGATAGTAAAGGCCGCCAAGCCTGA
- the thsB gene encoding thermosome subunit beta — MANQIQPIFILPEGSQRSTGRSAQKNNIMAAKLVAETVRTTLGPKGMDKMLVDSLGDVVVTNDGVTILEEMSIEHPAAKMLVEIAKTQENEIGDGTTTAVVIAGELLKKAEDLLESNVHPTVIARGYRLAAEKALQALESIAEPVSEADTRILKLIAETAMTGKGAEGARDKLSDIAVKAVLSVLEKQAGDLAIDKENIKIEKKVGGSLHDAELVQGIILDKERVHSGMPRQVRNAKIALLDLAIEIKNTEIDAKIQINDPSQMQAFLDQEEKILRNMVDKVLKTGANVVFCQKGIDDLAQHYFAKAGVYAARRIKKSDMEALARATGAKIGSNLDDLSSSDLGKAGIVEEIRIGDEDMTYVRECKNPKSVTVLVRGGTDHVVDEMKRAVTDAIGDIIAALKVGKVVAGAGAPELEVAKELFKYADSLSGREQLAVRAFAESLEVIPRTLAENAGLDPIDVMTELKSAHDKKQKWAGIDVYTGKVMDAWKKGVIEPLKIKTQAISSASEVAIMILRIDDVISSGSKDSGPPAMPPGGMPEY, encoded by the coding sequence ATGGCAAATCAGATACAACCGATCTTTATCCTTCCTGAGGGAAGCCAGCGGAGCACAGGCAGGTCTGCCCAGAAAAACAATATCATGGCTGCAAAGCTTGTTGCAGAGACTGTCAGGACAACCTTAGGCCCAAAAGGCATGGACAAGATGCTTGTTGATTCTTTGGGGGACGTTGTTGTAACGAATGACGGGGTTACGATTCTTGAAGAGATGTCTATCGAGCATCCTGCTGCCAAGATGCTTGTTGAGATCGCCAAGACACAGGAAAATGAGATCGGAGACGGAACAACCACAGCTGTGGTCATTGCAGGAGAGCTTTTGAAGAAGGCTGAAGATCTTCTTGAGAGCAATGTCCATCCTACAGTGATTGCACGAGGCTACCGCCTAGCTGCAGAAAAGGCGCTCCAGGCTTTAGAGTCCATTGCAGAGCCGGTCTCAGAGGCAGATACGAGGATACTCAAGCTGATTGCAGAAACTGCTATGACAGGAAAAGGCGCAGAGGGGGCCCGTGATAAGCTTTCAGACATCGCAGTTAAGGCAGTTCTTAGCGTTCTTGAAAAACAGGCTGGAGATCTTGCTATTGATAAAGAAAACATCAAGATTGAGAAAAAAGTAGGGGGTTCGCTCCATGATGCAGAGCTTGTGCAGGGCATCATCCTTGACAAGGAACGGGTCCATTCAGGCATGCCCCGGCAAGTCAGGAATGCAAAGATTGCGCTGCTTGACCTTGCTATCGAGATCAAGAACACAGAGATTGACGCAAAGATACAGATCAACGATCCAAGCCAGATGCAGGCGTTTCTTGACCAGGAGGAAAAGATCCTCAGGAACATGGTCGATAAGGTGCTGAAGACAGGCGCAAATGTCGTGTTCTGCCAAAAAGGCATCGATGACCTTGCCCAGCACTACTTTGCAAAAGCAGGAGTCTATGCTGCAAGGAGGATCAAGAAGTCGGATATGGAAGCGCTGGCCAGGGCGACCGGAGCAAAGATCGGCTCCAACCTTGATGACCTCAGCTCTTCGGATCTCGGAAAAGCAGGGATTGTTGAAGAGATCAGGATCGGCGATGAGGATATGACCTATGTGCGGGAATGCAAGAATCCAAAATCCGTTACCGTCCTTGTGAGAGGGGGGACAGATCATGTTGTTGATGAGATGAAGCGGGCTGTGACAGACGCAATTGGCGACATTATTGCTGCCCTGAAGGTTGGGAAAGTCGTTGCAGGAGCAGGAGCCCCTGAATTGGAGGTTGCAAAGGAGCTCTTCAAGTACGCAGACTCGCTTTCCGGAAGAGAGCAGCTTGCAGTCCGCGCCTTTGCAGAATCCCTGGAAGTCATTCCAAGGACGCTTGCAGAGAACGCAGGCCTTGATCCCATAGATGTCATGACCGAGCTTAAATCAGCCCATGACAAAAAGCAGAAGTGGGCAGGCATTGATGTCTATACGGGCAAGGTGATGGATGCATGGAAGAAAGGAGTCATTGAGCCGCTCAAGATCAAGACACAGGCGATCAGCTCAGCCTCAGAGGTTGCCATCATGATCCTCAGGATCGATGACGTGATCTCCTCAGGCTCAAAAGACAGCGGCCCGCCAGCTATGCCTCCGGGCGGGATGCCTGAATATTGA
- a CDS encoding DUF1931 domain-containing protein, translated as MTEDSIVIRSRIKDYAKVEDKALNVSGDFGDKLNQKVIDLIKDACKRAKDNGRNTVMSKDL; from the coding sequence ATGACAGAAGATAGCATTGTTATCAGGTCAAGGATTAAGGATTATGCAAAGGTGGAAGACAAAGCCTTAAATGTCTCCGGGGACTTTGGGGATAAGCTGAACCAGAAAGTCATCGACCTCATCAAGGATGCGTGCAAGCGCGCAAAAGACAACGGAAGAAATACGGTTATGAGCAAGGATCTTTAG
- the ftsZ gene encoding cell division protein FtsZ, with protein sequence MDFIVNAAQKQSAAMPNPQTIGHANIKVIGCGGGGSNMVSWLYKKGVRGAEIIACNTDQQHLEITEADKKFLLGKDITRGLGCGGFPKKGADAAQEALPEIKNALSGSDMVFVCAGMGGGTGTGSAPIIAKVAKENDAIVIGTVTMPFSIERARIDKAEFGLEQLRANADTVIVIDNNRLVKIAGNLPVQQAFAVANELISTMIKGIVETIAIPSLVNLDFADVKAIMKGGGVAAIGVGSSDTTNKVKEAVTGALSNPLLDISYKGATGALIHIEGGPDMTLEEVSKVGDLVTENLDEDANVIWGARVNNDMKGKMIVMTIITGVVSPWIVGKQGRRQAQPSQDIGVEIIE encoded by the coding sequence ATGGATTTTATAGTAAACGCTGCCCAGAAGCAGAGTGCGGCGATGCCAAACCCCCAGACCATAGGCCACGCAAATATTAAAGTTATAGGCTGCGGAGGAGGAGGCTCAAATATGGTCTCCTGGCTTTACAAGAAAGGGGTCAGAGGCGCAGAGATCATCGCATGCAACACTGACCAGCAGCACTTGGAAATCACTGAAGCTGACAAGAAGTTCCTTTTAGGAAAAGATATCACCCGAGGCCTTGGTTGTGGAGGATTCCCAAAGAAGGGAGCTGATGCAGCCCAGGAGGCCTTGCCTGAGATAAAGAATGCGCTCTCAGGATCAGACATGGTTTTTGTATGCGCAGGCATGGGAGGAGGCACAGGAACAGGATCAGCCCCTATTATCGCTAAGGTTGCCAAGGAGAACGATGCAATCGTTATTGGGACAGTGACCATGCCATTCTCCATTGAGCGGGCAAGGATCGATAAGGCAGAGTTCGGGCTTGAGCAGCTGAGGGCAAACGCAGACACTGTTATTGTTATAGATAATAATAGGCTGGTCAAGATAGCAGGAAACCTTCCGGTCCAGCAGGCATTTGCAGTTGCCAACGAGCTGATCTCTACAATGATCAAAGGTATTGTGGAAACCATTGCCATCCCCTCTCTGGTCAACCTTGACTTTGCGGATGTCAAGGCAATCATGAAAGGAGGCGGTGTTGCAGCCATTGGAGTTGGAAGCTCAGACACGACAAACAAGGTCAAGGAAGCTGTGACAGGAGCGCTTTCCAATCCTTTGCTGGACATCAGCTACAAGGGCGCAACAGGAGCCTTGATCCATATAGAAGGCGGCCCTGATATGACCCTTGAAGAAGTGAGCAAGGTTGGAGATCTGGTGACAGAAAACCTTGATGAGGATGCAAATGTGATCTGGGGAGCAAGAGTAAACAACGACATGAAGGGAAAGATGATTGTGATGACGATTATCACCGGAGTTGTCTCACCCTGGATTGTCGGAAAGCAAGGACGCAGGCAGGCTCAGCCCTCCCAGGATATCGGTGTAGAGATAATAGAGTAG
- a CDS encoding DUF4349 domain-containing protein has translation MSIKAQISRLKENWLLVALVLFAVFFVSGLPSSLNASMQKNLEFATLGMSEQFSRGIFPETGFAPEVEIRKIVKSASLTAEVKRGKFRDSEKDLRDIVSDADGLILNENVGTSGSGVDSRLYGSYSLRIPSENYDAVVQEIKKLGEVKTFSENTQDITGSYTTARINLESEQRRLESFKRMVESATEVADKIQLTDRIFDQERQIKFLEEQLSTDDERIDYTSIFVTLQEKASGFAGIVLIRFSEIVKGLVNSFNSLVMLVTVALPYAVALVILRVVYVWHKKKSRF, from the coding sequence ATGTCCATTAAAGCACAGATCTCCAGGCTGAAGGAAAACTGGCTTCTCGTTGCCTTGGTCTTGTTCGCAGTCTTCTTTGTAAGCGGCCTTCCATCTTCACTCAATGCGTCCATGCAGAAAAATCTTGAATTCGCGACTCTCGGCATGAGCGAGCAATTCAGCCGAGGCATCTTTCCTGAAACTGGCTTTGCTCCGGAGGTTGAAATACGCAAGATTGTCAAGTCTGCAAGCCTGACTGCCGAGGTGAAGCGCGGAAAGTTCCGGGATTCAGAAAAAGACCTTCGCGATATTGTCTCAGATGCCGATGGGCTTATTTTGAACGAGAATGTGGGCACCTCTGGATCAGGAGTGGACTCCAGGCTCTATGGAAGCTACAGCCTCAGGATTCCATCGGAAAACTATGACGCAGTTGTTCAGGAGATAAAAAAACTGGGGGAAGTAAAGACGTTTTCCGAGAACACCCAGGACATCACCGGAAGCTATACTACCGCCAGGATTAATCTTGAGTCTGAGCAGAGGAGGCTGGAGAGCTTTAAGAGGATGGTGGAATCGGCAACAGAGGTAGCAGACAAGATACAGCTTACAGACCGCATCTTTGACCAGGAGCGGCAAATAAAATTCCTGGAGGAGCAGCTTTCCACTGATGATGAAAGGATTGACTACACCTCAATCTTTGTGACTTTGCAGGAGAAGGCGTCAGGCTTTGCAGGAATCGTGCTCATCAGATTCTCCGAGATCGTAAAGGGCCTGGTGAACAGCTTTAATTCCCTGGTCATGCTGGTGACTGTTGCGCTCCCCTACGCTGTTGCGCTGGTTATCCTTCGGGTTGTCTACGTCTGGCATAAGAAGAAATCAAGATTCTGA